CTTAATATATCATTGTATGTTACATATAGAGCAAGGCATATTATCAATATAAGTCCTATGTACCCGGACCATTCTAAAAATTTTTTTGAAGGACGTCTTCTCATAATCCGTTCACCTGCAAGCCCTGCAAGATGTCCACCATCCAGTAAAGGAAATGGCATCATATTAACTATACCTAAATTTATACTGATGAACGCAATGAAGTATAAAAACCTGCCTATCCCCCCTTTTGCAACTTCTGCACCCCACTTTGCAATACCTACAGGACCTGAAAGTTGTTTTGGAGATGCCTGTCTTGTAATAAGCATCTTGATTGCTATAAAGATACTATGAAGCATCTTCAAGAATTCCTTTGATGCTCTGATAACCGCTTCACCTGGTCCATATCTCTCTGTCTTTTCCATAGGAGAGATACCGAGTATATACATTGGCTTACCAGTTGAGATACTACTGCCTTCTTTATAAAGAGCTGGCATAACCTTTATTTCCATTATTTCATTATTTCTTTTAATAGTGAGTTCAACAGGGGTAGCAGGAGACGTATCTGACGTATCTATTGTCTTACGGATATTTACTAAAACATCAAACCATTCTTTACATTCAATTCCATTTACCTTGAGTATCTCATCACCAACTTTAAGTCCTGATGTCTCTGCAGGCATACCTTCCACAAAAGAACCAATTTTTGTTCCATCATAACCAGGAACTCCTATGATAAAAACAGGTATCAGTAGTAAAAATGCAAGAACTAGATTAAAAAAAGAGCCAGCAACTATCACCTGACTCCTATGTCCGGGACTTTTTCCCATATACTCCCACTTCTCATATACCTCCTTGTTAAAACTGTCCTCTTCACCTGCTAACTTTACAAATCCGCCAAAAGGAAGAAGTGAAAGTTGATACACCGTATCACCTCTTTTAACAGAAAATATCCGTGGTCCAAAACCGAGCGAGAATTTTTCAACACGGATACCTACCTTCTTTGCCACAAGGAAATGTCCTGCTTCATGAACAAGTATAATAACAGAAAAAAGTACTAAAATAGATATAGCAGAAATTATCATATTTTATCTCCTGCGAGTTCTTTTGTTTTCTCCTTTGCCCATATATGAATCTTAAACAATTCTTTTAATGAAATATTTTTACTGTATGTGTGTATATCAACAACCTTTTTCACAAGAGGAAGTATCTCTCTAAATTTAATACTACCTTTAAGAAACAAAGACACCGCTTCTTCATTAGCACTGTTAAGCACAACAGGGAAAGACCCTTTTTTCTCTATTGCCTGAAGCGCAAGTGTGAACCACATCTCTTTTCTATCAACAGGATAGAAATGTAGAAGTCCATTTCTGCCAAAGTCAATATGTTGCCAGCATGAGTTCTTCCTGTAAGGATAATTAAGAACAAAACTTATTGGAAACTTCATATCAGGTACAGAAAATATACCTTTGACTGTCCCATCTATTAATTCTACCATTCCATGGACAATTGCCTCAGGATGTATAAGAACTTCTATCTTATCGGATGACAGGTTAAATAGGTGATGTGCTTCAATAACCTCAAAGGCCTTATTCATCATTGTAGCAGAATCAACAGTTATCTTTTTCCCCATCTTCCATACAGGATGTGCAAGGACGTCTTCAAGAGATTCATCCTTGTTTCTCTGTTTCCCATAAAAAGGTCCGCCTGACGCAGTAAGATACACCCTGTATATATCTTTTTCTTTCACTCCTTTAAGTGCCTGAAAAAGTGCGTTATGTTCACTGTCCACAGGTAGAATCTCTACTCTATACTTTTTTGCTAATGAGATTATCATATCACCTGCAACAACAAGGACTTCCTTTGTAGCAAGCCCTATGGTCTTTTTCTCCTTGATGGCTGATATAATTGCTTTCAGGGTTTTTATTCCCGGTATAGCACAGATGATAATGTCTGCTTTTTTAAGTGTTGTTATTTCTTCAATCCCCTCTTCTCCATATAAAAATTTGATGTTTTTAAACCTTTTTTCAAAAGAGATATCTCTTTTTTCCGTATAAACATAAAGTGGTGAAAATTCTTCAATCTGGTCAACAAGTATATCTCTGTTTGTCTGACAGGCAAGTCCAATAACCCTAAATCTATCTCTGGATTGTCTTATAACCTCAAGGGTATTCTGTCCTATTGTTCCTGTACTGCCGAGTATAACGATATTTTTCATACTGACACTCCACCAAAACGTCTCTGTCTTCTCTGGTAATCAAAAAGTGCTTTCAAGAAGTCATTTTCCGTAAAGTCAGGCCAGAGA
The window above is part of the bacterium genome. Proteins encoded here:
- the rseP gene encoding RIP metalloprotease RseP; the encoded protein is MIISAISILVLFSVIILVHEAGHFLVAKKVGIRVEKFSLGFGPRIFSVKRGDTVYQLSLLPFGGFVKLAGEEDSFNKEVYEKWEYMGKSPGHRSQVIVAGSFFNLVLAFLLLIPVFIIGVPGYDGTKIGSFVEGMPAETSGLKVGDEILKVNGIECKEWFDVLVNIRKTIDTSDTSPATPVELTIKRNNEIMEIKVMPALYKEGSSISTGKPMYILGISPMEKTERYGPGEAVIRASKEFLKMLHSIFIAIKMLITRQASPKQLSGPVGIAKWGAEVAKGGIGRFLYFIAFISINLGIVNMMPFPLLDGGHLAGLAGERIMRRRPSKKFLEWSGYIGLILIICLALYVTYNDILRVLEEAVGKK
- the dxr gene encoding 1-deoxy-D-xylulose-5-phosphate reductoisomerase, with the protein product MKNIVILGSTGTIGQNTLEVIRQSRDRFRVIGLACQTNRDILVDQIEEFSPLYVYTEKRDISFEKRFKNIKFLYGEEGIEEITTLKKADIIICAIPGIKTLKAIISAIKEKKTIGLATKEVLVVAGDMIISLAKKYRVEILPVDSEHNALFQALKGVKEKDIYRVYLTASGGPFYGKQRNKDESLEDVLAHPVWKMGKKITVDSATMMNKAFEVIEAHHLFNLSSDKIEVLIHPEAIVHGMVELIDGTVKGIFSVPDMKFPISFVLNYPYRKNSCWQHIDFGRNGLLHFYPVDRKEMWFTLALQAIEKKGSFPVVLNSANEEAVSLFLKGSIKFREILPLVKKVVDIHTYSKNISLKELFKIHIWAKEKTKELAGDKI